Proteins encoded in a region of the Megalops cyprinoides isolate fMegCyp1 chromosome 3, fMegCyp1.pri, whole genome shotgun sequence genome:
- the sat2b gene encoding diamine acetyltransferase 2b has protein sequence MEFTIRAATPEDCKDISRMIMELAIYEKMPDQVKISHKELEQDGFSENPFFRCLIAEVPEEHKNKEGHTKVGYALYFYTYSTWKGRTVYLEDLYVMPEFRGKGIGKALISKVAQVCKEQQCVRLQLAVLDWNTPSLDFYLAKGAQDLTASEGWHFIRFDGEALDKLAQEAPKNEQL, from the exons atggaATTCACAATTCGTGCTGCTACGCCAGAGGACTGTAAAGATATATCTCGAATGATTATG GAACTCGCCATATATGAGAAAATGCCGGACCAAGTGAAGATTTCACATAAAG AGTTGGAACAGGATGGATTCTCTGAAAACCCCTTCTTTCGTTGCCTCATAGCAGAGGTCCCAGAGGAACACAAGAACAAAGAAG GACATACCAAGGTGGGATATGCCCTGTACTTTTACACTTACAGCACATGGAAGGGGCGCACAGTGTATTTGGAGGACCTTTATGTAATGCCAGAATTCAGAG GAAAGGGCATTGGCAAGGCACTGATTAGTAAGGTAGCCCAG GTgtgtaaggagcagcagtgtgtgcgCCTGCAGTTGGCAGTGCTGGACTGGAACACACCATCCCTGGACTTTTACCTTGCCAAGGGTGCGCAGGACCTGACGGCCAGTGAGGGCTGGCACTTCATCCGATTTGACGGGGAAGCACTCGACAAACTAGCACAAGAAGCACCCAAAAATGAACAGCTCTGA
- the LOC118775481 gene encoding uncharacterized protein LOC118775481: MSLGPFHLMQTLKKSPAMLRRRFHRDRTEDLSHGDPLFKVHYLGTEKIYSLDLEQAREAITRLLDEAPEKLGKDHALVVRPRYVEVKEISTGRQLTKTYLRDIAYCAVDTDHPNVFLYICKQQGQQLQCRVFWCRQAERAKDLTACLAHSFQRALSDWQDSNTNHVQAGGTEGEHLDVPQNLSSWSSTHLEKAGSVEEEGSGVWQSSESDHEES, encoded by the exons ATGTCTCTGGGTCCCTTTCACTTGATGCAGACCCTGAAGAAGTCCCCGGCCATGCTGCGACGGCGGTTCCACCGCGACCGCACGGAGGACCTGTCCCACGGCGACCCCCTTTTCAAAGTGCACTACCTGGGCACTGAGAAAATCTACTCCCTGGATCTGGAGCAGGCCCGGGAGGCCATCACCCGGCTGCTGGACGAGGCCCCGGAGAAGCTGGGCAAGGACCACGCCCTGGTAGTGCGGCCGCGCTACGTGGAGGTGAAGGAGATCAGCACGGGCCGGCAGCTGACCAAGACCTACCTGCGGGACATCGCGTACTGCGCGGTGGACACGGACCACCCCAACGTCTTCCTGTACATCTGCAAGCAGCAGGgtcagcagctgcagtgccGGGTGTTCTGGTGCAGGCAGGCCGAGCGGGCCAAGGACCTGACCGCCTGCCTGGCGCACTCCTTCCAGAGGGCGCTGAGTGACTGGCAGGACAGCAACACCAACCACGTGCAGGCGGGAGGGACCGAAGGGGAGCATTTGGATGTCCCTCAAAACCTTTCGTCCTGGAGCTCCACGCATCTAGAGAAAG CTGGTTCAGTGGAGGAAGAGGGTTCTGGGGTCTGGCAGTCCTCTGAAAGTGATCACGAGGAGAGTTAA
- the LOC118775535 gene encoding transmembrane protein 272-like, with translation MEDSRLLQNIRQPPKASTPVLVISKLIVVAIPITQIVLGVTYMNQCTQQTFIPIYLVVMGVCTIALTLLSCLPCAQETEDADQGPFSSLCTAWNSLMSLFIFCWFIAGNVWIYSIYPPNYDNPFELYCNKTLYLFAFWTTTLVYILVGVLMTVGCCVLICMCLFGRGGPGSGYSDDV, from the exons ATGGAGGACAGTCGTCTACTTCAGAACATTCGGCAGCCTCCAAAAGCCAGTACACCTGTGTTAG TGATCTCCAAACTGATCGTGGTTGCCATACCCATCACTCAGATTGTTTTGG GGGTGACTTACATGAATCAGTGCACCCAGCAGACCTTCATCCCCATTTACCTGGTGGTTATGGGCGTGTGCACCATCGCCCTGACGCTGCTGTCCTGCCTGCCCTGTGCCCAGGAGACAGAGGACGCGGATCAGGGCCCCTTCAGCAGCCTCTGCACCGCGTGGAACTCCCTCATGTCCCTCTTCATTTTCTGCTGGTTCATTGCTG GCAACGTGTGGATCTATTCCATATATCCTCCCAACTACGACAACCCCTTCGAGCTGTATTGCAACAAGACGCTCTACCTGTTTGCCTTCTGGACGACCACGCTGGTGTACATTCTGGTGGGGGTGCTGATGACTGTGGGCTGCTGTGTGCTCATCTGCATGTGCCTGTTTGGGAGAGGGGGGCCTGGGAGTGGGTACAGTGATGATGTGTGA